A genomic window from Tolypothrix sp. PCC 7910 includes:
- a CDS encoding ParB N-terminal domain-containing protein, protein MPIVPINQILVGCNRRPIKGDKVNELKESIKANGLLNPITVDQKLNLIAGLHRLTACKLLGLDAIACNIVTYQGPDQARLAEIDENLIRNELEPLERSELWLERDRILERMGLRAKAGDNQHTLKGGEMISLPQKRTVELAKEAGYSERTFQHGKQIAKGIHPDVKQMIKGTAIAESPTALLKIARAGSQERALAEAAQQALELAQTQGDIQVAQKQAKLLAEVRNQQKDLQILAYNSALAEKEAKLLIKKNQRPSEESSGKLANSAINVTVGEELMLGRHLVYCGDTSKQDFMNLLPSDAALAIATVSSTWNHNYLAGEARVVAVLRSQGQIYEFYRHNQMPFQYELLLGNIYVGIFSHQSLSQPQTAINLEGVEAIVNYLINLYTSPNNFVIAPFMGNGEVLIACERMGRICFIGDEQPELISRGIGRWEKWTGKRCQKMG, encoded by the coding sequence ATGCCTATTGTGCCAATAAATCAGATTCTCGTTGGTTGCAATCGTCGCCCGATTAAGGGTGATAAGGTGAATGAGTTGAAGGAATCAATTAAGGCTAATGGTCTGTTGAATCCGATTACGGTGGATCAAAAGCTGAATTTGATTGCGGGATTGCATCGGTTGACGGCTTGTAAGCTGTTGGGGTTAGATGCGATCGCGTGTAATATTGTGACTTACCAAGGGCCAGATCAAGCGCGTTTGGCGGAAATTGATGAGAATTTAATCCGCAATGAGCTAGAACCCCTAGAACGCTCAGAATTATGGTTAGAGCGCGATCGCATTTTGGAACGCATGGGATTGCGGGCGAAGGCGGGAGATAATCAACATACTCTCAAAGGTGGTGAAATGATTTCACTACCTCAAAAACGAACTGTGGAGTTAGCGAAGGAAGCTGGCTACTCTGAGCGCACGTTTCAGCATGGAAAGCAGATAGCCAAAGGGATTCACCCTGATGTCAAACAGATGATTAAAGGGACTGCGATCGCAGAAAGTCCCACAGCTTTATTGAAAATAGCCAGAGCTGGTAGTCAGGAACGCGCTTTAGCAGAAGCCGCACAGCAGGCGCTGGAATTAGCCCAGACGCAAGGAGATATCCAAGTCGCACAAAAACAAGCAAAATTGCTAGCTGAGGTGCGAAATCAGCAAAAAGATTTACAGATTTTAGCCTACAACAGTGCTTTGGCAGAGAAAGAAGCAAAGTTACTGATCAAGAAAAACCAGCGTCCCTCTGAAGAGTCAAGCGGCAAATTAGCAAACTCAGCTATTAATGTGACAGTGGGTGAGGAATTGATGCTGGGGCGACATTTGGTATATTGTGGCGACACTTCCAAGCAGGATTTCATGAACCTGCTACCCTCGGATGCAGCATTGGCGATCGCAACTGTTTCCTCAACTTGGAACCATAATTACTTGGCTGGGGAAGCGCGGGTTGTAGCAGTACTGCGATCGCAAGGGCAAATTTACGAATTCTATAGGCACAATCAAATGCCTTTTCAATACGAATTACTGTTAGGAAATATCTATGTAGGGATTTTCTCTCATCAATCTCTATCCCAGCCACAAACAGCAATTAATCTTGAAGGTGTAGAAGCAATCGTCAATTACTTAATTAATTTATATACCAGTCCCAATAATTTTGTAATTGCGCCTTTTATGGGGAATGGTGAAGTTCTAATTGCTTGCGAAAGGATGGGGCGAATTTGTTTTATTGGCGACGAGCAACCGGAGTTAATCAGCCGGGGAATTGGGCGCTGGGAGAAGTGGACAGGAAAGCGATGTCAGAAAATGGGGTAA
- a CDS encoding ABC exporter membrane fusion protein → MTANKENPLFSKPIHRWQIVLGVSVILATGLASFYGLSTLFFRSNLYTRPTNTPTKPAPAKVAITALGRLQPEGEITYLSAPNSINGVRVEKLLVKEGDKVQAGQVLAYLEDYNRATAALQQALDKLQVAKAQLAQVKSGAKTGDIDAQKATIASLQSQLKGDVATQEATIARLQAQVENAKTENDRYQQLFKQGAIAASVGDSKALQLKTTQQQLEEAKATKKRTQDTLQSQIKQAQSQLSSVKEVRPVDVEVAQTQVRSATTAVKQAKADLDLTYIKSPIDGTILKIHARTGEVIATSGFAEIGNISQMYVVAEVYQTDIQKVRKGQKVTITSPAIVGKLQGTVADVGWQVEKQSIFSLNPSSDTDRKIIEVKICIDDPKESAKVSRLTNLQVDVAIHI, encoded by the coding sequence ATGACAGCAAACAAGGAAAATCCGTTATTCTCTAAACCTATTCATCGGTGGCAAATTGTTTTAGGAGTTTCTGTCATCTTAGCTACTGGGTTAGCATCTTTTTACGGTTTATCAACATTATTCTTTCGCTCTAATCTTTACACTCGCCCAACTAATACCCCTACAAAACCTGCACCTGCAAAAGTTGCAATTACGGCTTTAGGACGTTTACAGCCGGAAGGCGAAATTACTTATTTGTCTGCACCTAATTCTATTAACGGTGTACGAGTTGAAAAACTCTTGGTTAAGGAAGGAGACAAGGTACAGGCTGGACAAGTATTAGCTTACCTGGAAGACTACAATCGCGCGACAGCAGCTTTGCAACAAGCTTTAGACAAACTGCAAGTAGCTAAAGCCCAACTAGCGCAGGTAAAATCTGGTGCGAAAACTGGAGATATTGACGCGCAAAAAGCAACGATCGCCAGCTTACAATCGCAATTAAAAGGAGATGTAGCAACCCAAGAAGCCACAATTGCACGTCTCCAGGCGCAGGTAGAAAATGCCAAAACCGAAAACGATCGCTATCAGCAATTGTTTAAACAAGGTGCGATCGCAGCTTCCGTAGGCGATAGCAAAGCACTGCAACTCAAAACTACACAACAGCAGCTTGAAGAAGCCAAAGCTACCAAGAAACGTACTCAAGACACCCTGCAAAGCCAAATTAAACAAGCACAATCGCAACTTAGCAGTGTCAAAGAAGTACGTCCTGTAGATGTGGAAGTAGCACAAACCCAAGTTAGAAGTGCCACAACTGCAGTCAAACAAGCAAAAGCCGACCTCGATTTAACCTACATCAAATCGCCCATCGATGGCACAATTTTGAAAATTCATGCCAGAACCGGCGAAGTAATTGCTACTTCCGGCTTTGCTGAGATAGGTAACATATCTCAAATGTACGTGGTTGCAGAAGTCTACCAAACCGATATTCAAAAAGTGCGTAAAGGTCAAAAAGTGACCATTACTAGCCCAGCCATTGTAGGAAAATTGCAAGGAACCGTAGCAGATGTAGGTTGGCAGGTTGAGAAGCAAAGTATCTTCAGCCTCAACCCCAGTTCCGACACCGATCGCAAAATTATCGAGGTCAAAATCTGCATAGACGATCCAAAAGAAAGTGCCAAAGTATCACGCCTCACCAACTTACAAGTGGATGTAGCAATTCATATTTAG
- the devC gene encoding ABC transporter permease DevC: MNFKIPLAWLQLVQQKVRFLVAVAGIAFIVLLMFIQLGFQDALYSSATAVHQSLKGDLFVVSSQYKSLTSNQSFSRTRLYQALGFDGVESVSPMYVQFAKLKNPVNSEKYSIYVIGFDPGRSVLNIPEVEENLDKLKITDMMLFDRDSRSEFGPIAERFDQGQTEQTVEIFPFNSLVGYRVRVAGLFSLGPSFGVDGNLIVSDSTFLRINPNTRPAEMIDVGVITLKPGTDANKVLKDLQASLPNDVQVFTYQGFIDFEKQYWAVRTPIGFILSLMLTMASVVGVVIVYQILYSNIATQFVAYATLKAMGYANRYLLNVVFQQALILAVLSYIPGFIFSVLLYDFAMKATKLPIVMTFNNAALVFVSATLMCLTSGSLAINKLRSADPADIF; the protein is encoded by the coding sequence ATGAATTTTAAGATTCCTTTAGCATGGCTACAATTAGTCCAGCAAAAAGTTCGTTTTCTGGTAGCTGTAGCGGGGATTGCTTTTATTGTACTGCTGATGTTTATTCAGCTAGGTTTCCAAGATGCACTTTATTCTAGTGCTACTGCAGTACATCAAAGCTTGAAAGGAGATTTGTTTGTAGTTAGTTCTCAATACAAATCTTTGACCTCCAATCAAAGCTTTTCTCGGACTCGTTTATATCAAGCTTTGGGGTTTGATGGTGTTGAGTCTGTTAGCCCCATGTATGTGCAATTTGCCAAATTGAAAAACCCGGTAAATAGCGAGAAATATTCCATCTATGTGATTGGGTTTGATCCAGGCAGATCTGTTTTAAATATCCCAGAGGTAGAAGAGAATTTAGATAAACTCAAAATTACGGACATGATGCTGTTTGACAGAGATTCACGTTCCGAATTTGGGCCGATCGCAGAAAGATTTGATCAAGGTCAGACAGAACAGACTGTTGAAATCTTCCCCTTCAATTCCTTAGTTGGTTATCGCGTTAGAGTTGCAGGCTTATTCAGTTTGGGCCCTTCCTTTGGGGTAGATGGTAACTTAATTGTTAGCGATTCAACTTTTCTCAGAATCAATCCCAACACCCGCCCCGCGGAAATGATTGACGTGGGTGTGATTACCTTAAAACCTGGTACAGATGCTAATAAGGTGCTGAAAGATTTACAAGCATCCTTACCTAATGATGTGCAAGTTTTTACATACCAAGGTTTCATTGATTTCGAGAAACAATATTGGGCTGTGAGAACACCAATTGGTTTTATTCTCAGCTTGATGCTAACAATGGCTTCTGTTGTCGGTGTAGTAATTGTTTACCAAATTCTCTACAGCAACATTGCTACACAGTTTGTTGCTTATGCAACATTAAAAGCTATGGGTTATGCCAATAGATATTTATTAAATGTTGTCTTTCAACAAGCTTTGATATTGGCAGTTTTAAGTTATATACCCGGATTTATCTTCTCCGTGCTGCTATATGATTTTGCCATGAAAGCCACAAAGCTGCCTATTGTGATGACATTTAATAATGCGGCATTAGTCTTTGTGTCAGCCACATTAATGTGTTTAACTTCAGGGTCTTTAGCTATCAACAAATTACGTTCTGCAGACCCGGCTGATATTTTCTAA
- a CDS encoding NAD(P)-dependent oxidoreductase codes for MNFENKTILITGIDEFIGYRAAELAIAKGMKVKGIQSSGTQDTKAKNLGVEVIVGKINDAKTAQKACEGVDIVLHTAQLAQEAGPLKDFREVNVDGTITIAKAAKSAGVKTFVHLSSVLVYGFNYSDRVTESEPLAEESNPYCQTKIEAEVVLLPLNNPPDFGVIVIRAGDVYGPGCIPWVARPVHFMRQKLFAYANDEHGVINHVYVDNLIDAIFLAIEKESYGEIFNITDGENTSWKEYFTRLAAISGSPEPMSIGKDEIKLFLKLRVQGQKLFRKKADILPESIDFMTRPYACSIEKAQNLLNYAPKINLEEGLQITKEWLEKTDLQNLMK; via the coding sequence ATGAACTTTGAAAATAAAACTATTCTGATTACCGGAATTGACGAATTCATTGGCTATCGTGCGGCTGAGTTAGCCATAGCCAAGGGAATGAAAGTCAAAGGAATACAAAGTTCTGGTACTCAGGATACAAAAGCAAAAAATTTAGGCGTTGAGGTGATTGTTGGTAAAATTAACGATGCCAAAACTGCTCAAAAAGCTTGTGAGGGAGTAGACATCGTTTTACATACCGCTCAACTTGCTCAAGAAGCTGGCCCTCTCAAAGATTTTCGTGAGGTAAATGTTGACGGAACCATCACAATAGCGAAAGCAGCTAAAAGTGCTGGTGTGAAAACATTTGTGCATCTTTCTAGTGTATTGGTGTATGGGTTTAATTATAGCGATCGCGTCACTGAATCTGAGCCGCTAGCTGAAGAAAGCAACCCCTACTGTCAAACTAAAATTGAAGCAGAAGTTGTATTATTACCACTCAATAACCCGCCAGATTTTGGTGTAATTGTAATTCGTGCCGGCGATGTTTACGGGCCAGGATGTATCCCCTGGGTAGCACGTCCAGTTCATTTTATGCGCCAAAAATTATTCGCCTATGCTAATGATGAACATGGCGTGATCAATCATGTATATGTTGATAATTTGATTGATGCTATCTTCCTAGCTATTGAAAAAGAAAGCTACGGCGAAATCTTCAATATCACCGACGGGGAAAACACTTCTTGGAAAGAGTATTTTACCCGTTTAGCTGCAATATCTGGTTCACCAGAACCTATGTCTATCGGTAAAGATGAAATCAAATTATTTTTGAAATTGCGCGTTCAAGGACAAAAGTTATTTCGTAAAAAAGCCGATATTCTTCCAGAGTCTATAGATTTTATGACTCGTCCCTACGCTTGTTCAATTGAGAAAGCCCAAAACCTCTTAAATTATGCACCAAAAATTAATTTGGAAGAAGGCTTACAAATTACCAAAGAATGGCTAGAAAAAACAGACCTACAAAACCTAATGAAATAG
- a CDS encoding glycosyltransferase, with product MTNSLRRLSIGLPVYNGEKFIRESIDCILNQTFQDFELIISDNASTDNTEEICREYAAKDNRIRYYRNATNIGCARNFNRAFELSTGEYFKWVAYDDLHAPNFLQRCIEILDQDPTVVLCHSHTYYIDEQGKFIQTYDIKFKTDSSKPQERFQELLTKHYCYQIYGVIRADAIRKSPYIIGCAAADAIFLLRIALLGRFYEIPEYLFFARSHPQQSMSMFLPNYLLANSNNQKELLSVLPDFYGYAVWFDTANAGKIIFPHWRILGEVLLSIWKSPLNRQEKLSCLLGMPKRLQGTEYLLLKDLQIAAQTLWKNRQNFYQRLSVLSGG from the coding sequence ATGACCAATTCTCTGCGGCGCTTAAGCATTGGACTCCCTGTATATAACGGCGAGAAATTTATCCGTGAGTCCATAGATTGTATTCTGAATCAAACATTCCAAGATTTTGAATTAATTATTTCTGATAACGCCTCTACAGATAATACCGAAGAAATTTGTAGAGAGTATGCTGCTAAAGATAACCGTATTCGCTATTACCGTAACGCCACAAATATCGGTTGCGCTCGAAACTTTAATCGCGCTTTTGAATTGTCTACAGGCGAATATTTTAAATGGGTAGCCTATGACGATTTACACGCACCAAATTTTCTCCAAAGATGTATAGAAATTCTTGACCAAGACCCAACAGTAGTTTTGTGTCATTCCCATACATATTACATTGATGAACAGGGAAAATTTATCCAAACCTACGATATTAAATTTAAAACTGACTCATCAAAACCACAAGAACGTTTTCAAGAGTTGCTGACAAAGCATTACTGTTATCAAATATATGGTGTAATTCGCGCCGATGCTATCAGAAAATCTCCATATATTATTGGATGTGCAGCAGCCGACGCAATTTTTTTATTAAGGATTGCCTTACTTGGTCGGTTTTATGAAATTCCTGAATATCTCTTTTTTGCTCGTAGCCATCCCCAACAATCAATGAGTATGTTTTTACCAAACTACTTATTGGCTAACAGCAATAATCAAAAAGAATTACTCAGCGTATTACCAGATTTTTATGGTTATGCTGTGTGGTTTGATACAGCAAATGCCGGAAAAATTATCTTCCCACATTGGAGAATTTTAGGGGAAGTTTTGCTGTCAATTTGGAAGTCACCGCTGAATAGGCAGGAAAAATTATCTTGCTTGCTCGGGATGCCAAAACGTTTACAGGGAACTGAATATTTATTGCTTAAAGACTTACAGATAGCTGCTCAAACTCTGTGGAAAAACCGCCAAAACTTTTATCAACGTTTGTCAGTTTTGAGCGGCGGCTGA
- a CDS encoding DUF2141 domain-containing protein: MLKLSKITALAIATFASLTSIQLVNAAPAQTLTVVVNGIKHQKGQICIGVYSQDKEKGFPSNTSNVSQGVCKKITGSTLKHQFSGLKPGNYAVAIVDDQNGDRKVNKDFFGIPTEGFGISNNPTVSIQTGTPKFRDASFAVNKNTTVNITVKYSLDP; this comes from the coding sequence ATGTTAAAACTATCTAAAATTACAGCCTTAGCGATCGCAACTTTCGCCAGCCTCACCTCCATTCAGCTTGTGAATGCTGCACCAGCGCAAACCCTGACTGTGGTGGTTAATGGTATCAAACACCAAAAGGGACAAATTTGTATCGGCGTTTACTCTCAAGACAAAGAGAAGGGATTTCCTTCCAATACGTCCAATGTATCGCAAGGTGTTTGTAAAAAAATTACAGGTAGCACCTTAAAACACCAATTCTCCGGCTTAAAGCCTGGAAATTACGCTGTCGCCATCGTTGACGATCAAAATGGCGATCGCAAAGTCAATAAAGACTTTTTCGGTATTCCCACTGAAGGATTTGGTATTTCCAACAACCCCACAGTCTCCATTCAAACTGGAACACCCAAATTCCGCGATGCTAGTTTTGCGGTCAACAAAAACACCACTGTCAACATCACAGTGAAATATTCCCTCGATCCCTAA